A region of the Falco biarmicus isolate bFalBia1 chromosome 10, bFalBia1.pri, whole genome shotgun sequence genome:
GAAAATGTTCCTGTCCTATTGCATCATGATCCAATAGAGTGAACAGCTGGCCTTTGCCTCTGAAGATGTCTTTTACTGGCTGAGCTTAAAGGTCAACGTTGTATTTCATGCCGTAGTAAGTCAAGGATGTCTCAGTGGAATCAGGCTATTGGAAAACCAGTACCACGCCTAAAATTGTGCACGCGTGTATGTGTACGCGTGCAAAAATCACGCAAAACCCTTAAGTGGGTGCCCATATGTGTGGAAAGACACAAATGCGTCCTTCTGATGCCTGGCTGACAatgtcctttttgttttcatgattAAGGAAATCAGAAAAGTTGGCAAGGATCTTGGGATTACTCCTACCATTATTCGAGATGAGGAGCTGAAAGAGAGAGGCTTTGGAGGTATATCTTgttgaaaattcagcttttttcctaGCAGTTAATTGGAATGTTTTGCCTTCTCTGTTGTAATGTTTTACttgcacatttttaaacagttttattgTCCATAAACTGAGATGTTTGACAGAAAATAGCCACAGATTTCTCCCCGCggtcttttttccccaggagtggtttaattctgtgttttccagGTATCTATGGAGTTGGCAAGGCAGCTCTGCATCCTCCAGCCCTAGCAGTTCTCAGTCACACTCCAGATGGTGCTACACAGACCATTGCATGGGTGGGCAAAGGTATTGTGTACGACACTGGAGGACTCAGCATTAAGGGAAAGGTACATAAACACTTGTTCTTCTGCTGCCTTGGCTTACCATGTTGTTTTCTGATGGAAAGTATTCAGTTAATGTCTATAGGAAACCAAGTATATTTATTTGAGTAGACACTTGATCTACTGTCATCCATATGGACACAAACTATCAGGAGAGAGTACCAAATAGGATTCAAGGAATGCTTTACAGAGCAGTTAAAGAGCTACCTGATGTTTTGCCCTTTAAGCGTTGCACACTGTTAGGAGAATGCTCGAAACAAAGTTGATAAATGGGTATTGGATCTATCTCCAGAATTAGAAATTAGGGTTGGCCTCAGTGCGGATCTTGTGaacaaccttttttcttttctaacaaATTAACAGCAGAGGTTTGGTATTTTCCAGTTCTAAGGCAAGATTCACCAAGAAGCAGATGCATGTGTTCTGTCTTTCTGTTATGGTGGAGCACTTGTCAAAACCAGAGTTACAGAAGCATCAGAAATGCTAGTTTTATTTAGCAGGCGTTACTGTgaaattctctttaaaaaaagaaaaaaaataattctatggTCCTGTTTAAACAGACTACTATGCCTGGAATGAAGCGAGACTGTGGTGGAGCAGCTGCTATTTTGGGTGCCTTCAAAGCCACTGTAAAGCAAGTAAGTAAAATGTGTTAATTGATATCATGTATCCCAGCATTGCCAAGGAGCAGTCTGGCTTTTGGATATATTCCCAGATATGGGGGCCAGTCTAATCCTGAAGTTCTGACCTACCACTGCTATTAGTGACCTTGCgctgctctgctttttctgctgttccaggaaaatatttcaaatcttTACCAGGATCTTGAGAATTGTGAGAAATTCCttgagtgctttttttttttttaagactccTTCTTGAATTTCAGGGTTTGTTCTGTGGACTGAGTGGTTTCTAGTTCCTTGAATCAGATTTATACTTGAGTTATCCAGTGCTGATTTTGTTTAAGCTGCAGGATTTGAGGCGGCTTTCGTCACCTTAGCAAAGAGCGGGATGAGTGACTCTGGGATATGAAGTCTGTCCATATTCCAAATCCTGTGCCGGTTCTAATATTAACCTGCTGGGGAAGTGGCAACTCTAGTCTCATCAGGGCCTGCTTTTAGGTTTGCTGCTGTGGTCAGAAAGTAGTAGGGGAGCTGAGAGGGAGCCAGGTATTGAAatatgaagaattaaaaaaatgcatattgtGCTTTAACAGTATGAACTGGGGAAAAGAAGTGGCTGCTGCCAATAAAACTCTGCCCTCTCCACAAATCCAGTGACTGAGTCTTGCTGACAGAGCAGCTATTGCCTCCAAGGAGTATCCGAAGTTCAAAGAACATTTACTGCTGAAGATTAATGCATAGATCTGACAGAAGGTCCAGGGGGTGATCAGTGCCAGATTCCCATTTCTCAATAGTTCAGCTCTGTGTCTTGGCCCTAGCAGCATGTTTGATGTGGAAAGATGGTAAACTTCACAGTTATCTGCAGAGACTTAAAATTGTAAACTTCACAGTTATCTGCAGAGACTTAAAATTGAAAACAGATTGGCGAGCTGCATCTCAGGCAAAATGGCCAACTTTCCGTAACGAGGTCCTCCAGAAGGTTAGATCGTGCGTTTGCAAGGGAGGAGAGCTAGAACGTAGACAGTGGTTTGGGAGAGTCTGGGAAAGCCATGAATGCAGTACATCCTTTTGGTGATTCAGTCCTTGTTTCCAAAGTAGGTTTGTGTGTAATTATCTGCACTGAGAGAAGTTGCATTTGCAATCGCAGTAGGTGTGAACGTAAGTGATCTGTCATTTCATGTGCAATTATTGTAACAACGAATAAACTGGCAGTGATATGTTTGGGCAAACTGAGCCTGAAAAAGCTGTCATACCTCACAAGAAACCTGTGCCTTtttatgtaaaaacaaaagaatgatttgctgcttgattttaaaacatcatgTAAGAAGACCTGTTAATGAAATCCCTGCAGAAGACGTATGCAGGTAggcagtgaaaagaatttgttgttgttcctgtttcaagacttttttttaaaaaaaaaaaagctcttaatAATATAAAGCTGGCAGAGGTTTAAATTAGCTACGCTGTGTCACAGAGACTGAAGTTGGAGATGCATGTTGGATAGAAAGCTCAGTGGGAAGAGGGGCAGAAGTTATCCATCTTCAGAAAATATCTGCCTACATGCTGTTCAACAGTTCTATACCGTTATTTAAAAAGGCTTTGGATAGCAAAattaaggaaattattttttcctagaaagATGCATTTCATCTGTTGTGAGCTTTCCAACAcaagggaggagagaaaaacacTCACTTAACATGCAGGATCAAGAAGGATTTCAAAATTTTAACATAGTGAATCCTGCTGCTGAAGAGCTACAGGCAGAATGAGATACAGGAAAAGGCAACTGGTACTGGAAGCAGGTTTTCAGTTTTTGACAGTAGATTAATCACATCTCTTGCTTGGAGGAGGAAAATTTGGTACAGTCCAGTTAGAGATGAATGGAGTGGGATTTTTGCTGCCTGGACTGTTTTGGAAAGAGCAGTCATAGGTGGAAGGTTAGTCTCATCAGCAATGCTGTTTGCCCACTGGCTGGGCTGGAAACTGCAAAGTTACTTTATGGCTTCTAGATGCTGCCCGTTATTTTGAAAGGTTTTGATTTGCCTTTAGACTTTAGAATGTGAGCTGATTCAGCAAGTCCAGGTGTCATCAGCCAGGGACTTTTATCAAGAGATTAACAGTAAAACTGACCCTGGTTTCCTGAGGAATTTGGCATTTTTAAAGCTAGTTGTCCCAGCTGGGGGGAAACGATGTTATTTGTTAAATGCTGCTGTCTCCCTTTCCATTCCTAGGATCCCTCTACACAATGCAGCTGTTGtataaataacaaaatcatcatacattttaaaatatcatccaTAACCATATCAGCTCTTGATTTTAAACCGAAGTAAACCAGAATGGGATATGCCAGAAGAGAGGAggctaaggggaaaaaaaacccctttgaaaatgctgtgtgtcttccagcacaaaaaaaacccaacccaaattCCTCTTGGCCGtgggtatttttggttttacatGGAAAGAGAGAAGATAGATCCTGATAGCATGATCTGACCTGTGGTGCAGGTTGGATGCTGAAGGGCAGTGAGCTGTGTCATTGGAGTTCCACCATGTTTCAGGATTGCCATGATCAAAGTTACTTTCCAAAAAAATACTCAGAGGTGGAATCTGTTCACCTGGGgcttggtgttttgttttgttagggaAAATACACAGTTCACAAATGGCTACATATtagcatttattattttgtcattttacaCTATTACTATAGGCTTTTCCCCAATGTGGCAGAAATGATAGGAAGGATCTCCGTTTCTCAAATGGCCCCAGCTGTATCATTGTTGTTCCTGGAGACTAAATAAAAGCAGTGGAAAATACAGGGTTTGGAAAATAATCCCAAGCATCCTGACTGGCTGTGTAATGTTCTCTCACAAGCCTTTGTAATTGTCACTTCGAAAGCATCCTTTGTTTGGATCTTTCCTTTGTGGCTACAGAAGGTGGAGTTACATGGTCTGGATATGTTGTTTGCGATCTGTATAGTGAGTCAACGTTAAGAGTTGTATCAAAGTTAGGTGAGTGAAGTGGTGCATCTTTGGAGATGTATTCTGCTGGTTTTCATACAGGGGTACTGTACTTAGTGACTTAAGGTTTGAGTTTGGTGTGCCTGGCAGTTTCCTGGTGAGCTCAGTGGGCTTTGGAGTTGTGTTTGTGAAGATCTGACTAGGGCTGGCTGTAAAAAGCTGAACATGCTCTTCCCAGGGAATCAGGTTTGACTAAACTTAACCCCTGCCAGCTGCATCTGCACGTTTCAtataaaagatgttttaattCGGGTACCTTGCCACTGAGAGAAGATTGCACTGATCACTGTGTAATTGACAGCGTCTTTCTAGATCCCTTCCCCATTTTTCTGTCACATGCATATAGGCTTTTATTCACGCTGCAGTGAGAACTCTAAAACCAGTATTAGATGTTACCTCCTCGCCCACTTTCTGTAGCTCTTGGCCTCAGGTTCAAGATATTAGACATTCCTCACAGATTTCCCATGTAATTATTGGCATTGCTATCAAGAAGTCGGAATTCCTCATTGATTTCAGTCCCAATAAATCAGCTTGATGTGAATCAAAAGCCATTTCTCTGCTATGGTTGTTACAGGGTTTTAAAGACAATCTTCatgctgttttttgtttggctgaGAATGCAGTTGGACCACGTGCAACGAGACCTGATGACATTCATGTTCTTTACTCTGGAAAGTAAGATTGTTTCTATCCTTTTCACAGAAACATTGAGAGGAAACACCGTGTTTGCTTCTGTTCATCTGGGTACCATGCAGATTATGAATCTGTCCCTCATCAGCTTCCCTAAATATTAATAGTATTTCAGACAGCCATAGTAGTGAATTTTCAATGTGCTTAGAGTTTCCTGTTAGGTATGTAAACACACGTCAAAATACATATCATATATCATGAGCTGAAGTTTTCTTAAAGCACTGGGGTTTAGGCATTTTTTCCAGTACAACCTGTTTTCTGTATCCATCTGTAGTCTATACTGTCTcagttgcagaggcaggctACCGTTGTATAAGAATCTCTTCTTGTTTTAAGCAGAGTATCGTTACCTCTTTGTATGGTAATAATTTGTAAAATCCCAGCTCAACGTGCTAGGCATTACAGAGCCCCAACAAGCAGACCCAGCTGTGAGGACAGTACTGTTACAACCCTTTTCTATCTGTGCTCGCTCTGGATGCTTGCAGCTGGGTACAAGCAGCCGTGCAGACTTGCAGAGTCAAGTAAGGAAGCACGCTGGGTTTGAGTCTGCTTCCTCATCCACTGTTCTAGTCCAGGCAGATGAGTCTTAACTTCCAGCGTGAAGTACAGCAGTGTATTAAATGCCCTCTCTTCTTCCTAGAACTGTGGAAATCAATAACACTGATGCAGAAGGTAGACTGATACTGGCTGATGGAGTAGCTTACGCGTGCAAAGATCTTGGAGCTGATATCATTCTTGATATGGCCACTCTTACTGGAGCTCAGGTACTGATGCAGAACTGCTAGCAGATGGGGTGAATCCTTCAACTGTCTGCACATTACACACCTCTGTGCCTTTGTCCTGCTAGTCTTTGGGGGGAAAGTAGGTACTGTGAACTGTTGTGCTGGATGGTGGCTTCCTAAGCTTGTGTAAGAGAAAGTTGCCAACAGCAGCCCCAGTAAACTGTAATCCATCCTCTGTGCATGTGACGTGCTTTGAGTGTGTTACATTTATATCTGCATTACTCAAGCAGGTTTTTGGGGTGTTTATGCaacctttttgcttttgtatacttaaagaaaaaatggtatTCTTCTGATGGTATTAGCAGCTGATGTAAGCGATCCAGAGCTCGATGTTTGCAATTCAGTAGATCTATGATTAGCAGAACTGATTCGCTGATAGTGATCAGGGATTTTCTTCTCCATAAAATAGCTTACCTTGGAAGTCATACAGAGGGTGATACAAGGGTACGAATTTAATGCTATTAgtttttgaaatctgttttataGAAAAGTTCTATTGACAAGCAGTGATTCTTGTGGTttaattttctagaaaatgaaTTGGTCTTTATATCAGGAGGAGAAATGGTGGCAAATTTTGGAAGTGTGTATTTTGCATACATTGGTGTAAACGTCAATTGTTTGAAAGCTTCCCATCATTGTCCTACTGGAAAACTGGTATGATGGTGACTTTTGGGTTTTGTATATTGGAAGGAAGCAACCTTTCCAGTGAATGAGGATGTTACATTGTGTGATTGACACACATTGCTGTGGtatcctctgtgtgtgtgttagatgttttatttataatttgttGCTGATTTAATTTTATGTCTAAGATAAATAATTGTAAAGTGATATAATTTGCTTGCTCAGTAACAGCAAAGAAGTATATTTGTCTTGCCAGTGTATGAATGGGCCAAGCAAATGCAGACTATTTCACTGCAGAATAAatcttcagaaattttaaaagattcagCAGTACCTACAATGTCTTTGTCAACATTTGTAACACTAACTTCTTGTGGAGTGattttgagtctttttttttttttcttgctggttttgttagATGGAAAGCAGCTGTTAATGCTGAGAGGTAATAATGCAGAATTATCCTGCCCAGCACAGTTAAGGTGACTCCTTCCTGATTTTGTCTTGTCTCTCACTAGGGAATTGCTACAGGAAAGTATCATGCTGCTGTCCTTACCAATAATGAAGAGTGGGAAAAGGCTTGTGTTAAAGCTGGCAGGAACTGTGGAGACTTGGTCCATCCTCTTGTGTATTGCCCTGAGCTCCACTTCAGTGAATTTACCTCTGCTGTAGCTGATATGAAGAACTCTGTGGCAGTGAgatatcttttttccttctaaatttcattttttacaaaaaagcatgtgttttcTATGTAATGTGCTGATCTGTTGATAGCTGGCTGAAAGCACTTCATGTGGGTTGTGATCTTTTAGAAATGGACCATATAATTACAGTCTTCAGGGTCTTTCACCTGGGGATTTTGCAGGCTGTGTCACTGCCCTGGTATTTAGTGTCAATTTTAAACAGGGTGGTCTGCTGCAAAGGTATCTTTGGGCTGCTTGCCTCTTAAGCATGGCCTTAAGATGAATGCTAAATTTCTGGGTGGGCACCATTTAAGAGGTAAAGATGGGTATTCCTCAGATCATACATAACCAGCAGAGACAGTAACTGGGAATGCAGAAACCAGGAAATTGGGGATAGAGGCATTGGGAATTACTGCAGCTACTTGTGCTACGCTTGAGAGTTACAATGTCCGGTTAAGTTCcaaaaaaagctacagaaagcaGCTTGGGCAGAAGAGGAGTTGAGCAGGGCCAGACTGCTACCAGGGATTAATTCAAAGGATTTACAGTATAGCTGGTTTGCAAGACTCTGGTTTAGGGCCATCATTAAGCTTTAAGCTAGATTTAGGCAACTGTCTTTTCTGTAGGTAAGGATAAAACATTGACATTCTCTTTTCTTGCAAGActgactgtatttttattacttctgcAGGACCGAGACAATACTCCAAGCTCCTGTGCTGGGCTCTTTATTGCTTCTCACATTGGCTTTGACTGGCCAGGAGTCTGGGTCCATATAGACATTGCTGCACCTGTTCACGCAGTGAGTATGTTCATACAACTTCTGACTCCTCCCTGGGCAAGCGGGCTGCGTAACGGAACCTGCTTGTGCCTGCAGATACTCTGCATTCAAAGCAAGAGAATAAGGTGGAGAAGAGTTCTTCTGAAAAGCGTTGACTCTTCATCTGTGTTAGGAATGTCTTTGTTTTGGTAGCTTCATCTGTTCATGTTTTCCATCTTGGTTTTAAAATAGACTAATGGTCACTTTAATTGGCAATATCTTTATCATTATTAATTTCAACAGCTTGCCTGCTTTCTGTTCATGGCAATAATCCATTTTCACCCATATTGTTTTAAAACGATTGACTAGAGTCAATCATCCTGCCTGCTgacctgcagcacagaaaacgTTTGCTTCCACCCTTTGATGGGATTTGTGtatattcttttttctaaaatacaagcCAATTTACTTCTCCCCCACTgccccttctttttttaaacccagCTTGCCCAGCTTATACTCCAAATCCATTCTCATGCTAGACGGAACGTTCCCTGCCCTGAACAGTGCTAGCATAAATCCATGCTCGAGTCAGTGTGAGCTCTGTTCTTGTGAGAATCGACTGATATGTTGGTTTAACCTGGCTGGGACAGATTCCAGTGGCCGTAAGGATACAGAAGCACAAGCTGAGCAGGCTTGCCCAAGACCCTGAGTATTTTCTGTGGCCGTGTGCCATCACTGCTCTTCTTGAGTGAGTAGGTAAATTAAAATTAGGTTCAGATTATACAATCTGAATTGTGAActgttgtgtggttttgtgttgtgtgtttttttttttccagggtgaACGAGCTACTGGCTATGGCGTGGCTTTGTTGCTGTCCCTGTTTGGAGGGGCGTCTGAAGACCCTTTACTAAACATGGTGTCTCCTCTTGGGTGCAATGGAGACTCTCCCACTGAAGACATGGAGAGAGACTCCAAAAGGCGGCGCCTGGTTTAATGCGCCCCCAGCCCTAAGTGACGGGGTGCATGGGTTACCTCACTTTGCACTGATTCATTCTCAAGCAATGAAAATGTCACACATCAgaaattgccattttttttaCTATCATTATAAGATTTATTACTTGTTTCTGATAAAAACAGCCGGATTTaatgtttggttgtttttttttttttaaattattggtGCACACAGTTGCTGAACAATATCAGTGGTGCAGAGTCCAGGCTCAACTAACTGTATCAGGAAGAGGGCACATACTCCTCAGCTCCTCACAAAACCTAACTAAGTGCATTAATGCATGAGAAGCTCTCTCTAGTCTGAAGAAGCAACTGCAGCTATTGCTTACAAAGCCTTCTGAATTACTTATTATATGTGAGGTTTCGTCAGATGTTTCTGCAAGGCCCCACTACATCTCAGAACAcaggacaaggaaaaaaacctctgtagACTTGGCTTATTCAGTGACAATTTAGCTTAGCAGCAAAGGAGATGTAATGAGAAAAGGCCTATAGTTTTAATAAGGTGCTGTTTCCGcatgtttaatgtttttctgaCCAGTAAAATCGGCAAGAGTGGTCCAGAATATATCTCTATGTAAATCTTTCACATACAAATTACAGAATGTATTCAtgttaaatgaggaaaaaaaatagagggaCTGTGATTGAGTAAAATTGGTTTACAGAGTGGCTTCTTGCCACTTAATGAATTTATTATTAAAGCAGCTTACATATCCCATGTGACGTTTCATGGTGGTGTTTATGTTTCTGAGAACACAGAGTGCTCCAGAAGTTTGTGCGTGACATCGTTACTCTTCAAGTTCCTTTTCTCAGTACTTGTACATCTGAAAACAGACCTAACAGAGTCACAGCTTACACCGAATGGTTTGGGGCAGTTGTGTTGTGCTGATTCACGTAGTTTGATTCAACAGCAGTCAGGGGTGCGTGGTATTAGTTTCTGTGTAAGGCAGTCACAAGGAGCTTACAAGCACTAGTTTGGCTTGGCCACTCACAGGAGATGACTTGCCCCAATTTATTTGatgtcagcagcagagctgggagcagagtgACCAGGTTTTAGTCAGTGCTGGTCCCTGCCTGGCGGTTCAAGCGTCAGCCTTTGGAAACATTTCTTGGCTCAACCAGAGTGGTGATGGTGAAAAATCCCACCCAGCACACACTTTTGGCTGCTTTGCAGATACAGTCAAGCTGAGTTGTGATGGATTACACCTTTCCCTGTGTCGGAGGTGATCTCTGGAGAGAACTGGTGCTAGGTTTTAGATGGAGTTCCAATAATGAGGTACACATCTGGTCTAGGCATGAGTCTTTTTGATTAAAGACTTCATGGAAAGCTTAAcgcagaagggagaagaaacatttttcattctggttttgttggctATATTTGATTCTTAGACAGaatgtaacttttcttttttttataagaaaaccCCGGAACTTCATTACTTCCTATATCTGCTCTTCCCTTGCTGTTCTGGTTCCCTGGTCCACTTGATCATAGTTTTAAGAGATCTACATATAAATGAGTTCTGCCTTTGGTCGTTCTAGGCACTCAGTATAAAGTGTTATCTGGTACCAAAAACTGTTGTGGGAAGTGTGTTGATGAAGAGTTATTTTCATTAGGGGTTCAGTCTGACCACTGGAGCTAATGGCAAAATGTTCTAACTCCTGCGCTCTGAAGTCAAGTCTTCAATCTCCATCCAGTAGAAACACTCTTCAGATTAATAAATTCTAATTTTGAAATTTAGGGGTTTGCCAAAATGAGGCAGATTTTTACCTAAAAGATGGCCTGCAGTTTTGTGGCATATGGCTAAACTCTAATGTTATTCGCTGGATGCAGCAAGCCCAGATAAAGGAGAAATTAGATTTTGATGACTGACTATAATATCCAATTCTGCTGTGTCTCAAAGCATATCATTCTGCTGAATTTAATTTGGAAGGCACTTAATAGAagtcatctttaaaaacaaaatacctAAAATTAAGGAACTATAACATGAAATacctgaaaagcaaacaggatgaatatttaggaaataaaaacctgaaaaccaGCTTAAGTTTGCTTAAACAGAGTAAAATAAATCAATCCAACATGTAATCGTAAAAAGGACTGGTGCTTCCTCTGGTTCAgagatacaaaataaaaatcaagggcttttttttttttttttcccccaattccATAATAAAATCTCTTGCTATTCCTGATGTacattatttccttctgtttagaTAAGAGGTGTATTCTCTAAAGCAGAAGTTTAGGACCTACACAAGACAGGGATTGGTGAGCTGTATTTACCAAATAAATGAGTCTCTCCTGCCTTTCACAGAGCTTGCACATCATTCCCATTAAGTTCACAGTGTTTCTTAACCCCCTAATGAGCAGAATTTTAATTCCCTCAAAACCCAGTTCGACCAGCTGGATTCACGTACCTACTTGGGTGCTGGGCAATTTGATCTTCTGCTGCAGGATTTGCCCTGAAGTACCTTGGTATGAGACCTGGAGGCAACCTACAACAGAGGAGATGCCCAAACTGCCGTAGAAGTAGCAGATACGCAGTGCCAGAAAGTAATGAGTGGGGGAGTTACCAAACAGCAATAGGTGCGTGTtgagcagcaaagctggaatTTGGTCTCTGCAGCTGCCACTCCTCTCAGTCGCTGTGCAGCCTGAAGCGAGCAGGGTACAGCAGCTCTGATGTTCTTACTGCCTCTGTGGCCACCCTGACCGAGTGCTCCACAATTCCCAACGCGTCCAGCTTCACAGCCCCTTCTGTGTGACAAAGCAGCAGTTACTCCCAGGAAGGAGTTGCAGACACCATAGGCTGACCTCAGTGGATTTAGGTGACTGTATTTGAAGTATATTCTGGCACCACTTGGGCAACTTTAAACAGAAACGCTCCCATGCTGGGCGGCAGGCACCCACGTAGTTTTGTAAAAC
Encoded here:
- the NPEPL1 gene encoding probable aminopeptidase NPEPL1 isoform X2, encoding MANVQLQFQASAGEADPQSRPLLVLGQLHNLHRLPWAQLRGKLQPRVTEEIWQAALGTLNPNPTDSCPLYLNYATVAALPSRVSRHNSPSAAQFITRLVRNCLPGGINRCIVMVCERSEVFASACALARAFPLFTHRSSASRSTEKKTVTVEFFLVGQNNGPIEVATLKCLASATEGVRLAARIVDTPCNEMNTDNFLEEIRKVGKDLGITPTIIRDEELKERGFGGIYGVGKAALHPPALAVLSHTPDGATQTIAWVGKGIVYDTGGLSIKGKTTMPGMKRDCGGAAAILGAFKATVKQGIATGKYHAAVLTNNEEWEKACVKAGRNCGDLVHPLVYCPELHFSEFTSAVADMKNSVADRDNTPSSCAGLFIASHIGFDWPGVWVHIDIAAPVHAGERATGYGVALLLSLFGGASEDPLLNMVSPLGCNGDSPTEDMERDSKRRRLV
- the NPEPL1 gene encoding probable aminopeptidase NPEPL1 isoform X1, with translation MANVQLQFQASAGEADPQSRPLLVLGQLHNLHRLPWAQLRGKLQPRVTEEIWQAALGTLNPNPTDSCPLYLNYATVAALPSRVSRHNSPSAAQFITRLVRNCLPGGINRCIVMVCERSEVFASACALARAFPLFTHRSSASRSTEKKTVTVEFFLVGQNNGPIEVATLKCLASATEGVRLAARIVDTPCNEMNTDNFLEEIRKVGKDLGITPTIIRDEELKERGFGGIYGVGKAALHPPALAVLSHTPDGATQTIAWVGKGIVYDTGGLSIKGKTTMPGMKRDCGGAAAILGAFKATVKQGFKDNLHAVFCLAENAVGPRATRPDDIHVLYSGKTVEINNTDAEGRLILADGVAYACKDLGADIILDMATLTGAQGIATGKYHAAVLTNNEEWEKACVKAGRNCGDLVHPLVYCPELHFSEFTSAVADMKNSVADRDNTPSSCAGLFIASHIGFDWPGVWVHIDIAAPVHAGERATGYGVALLLSLFGGASEDPLLNMVSPLGCNGDSPTEDMERDSKRRRLV